The Juglans regia cultivar Chandler chromosome 1, Walnut 2.0, whole genome shotgun sequence nucleotide sequence GCCAATCCCACAAAATCCTTGAAATACATGCTGCGGCATTGCTGTTCAcaatgtgaaaagaaaatacagcctgattttatgttattatgctTGTGTGTGTTGAAAAATCTTTCTTCAATAGTAAGTTTTAGACCTGTATGTGATGGATATTTCGTTGGTTGGTTATGGTCTTTTATGTAGATGCCAGTTTTGCAGTGTCTGCTGATCTTTTGTGCATACATgcgtttttgttttctcgaACGGATTACTAATTTTGGGAATAACATTATGCATGATCACTTTTTCAGGACTTCGTAtctttgccttttcttttattcatatGGCGGATCCGGGTGAAAATCAACAGCCTGAACAAGGTATAggtctttttcttttgtggttTCTTCTCTTTGTTTGCATCCTCACGAATTGGATCTTCTTGttcctcttttgtttttgtggctATTGGCTATTTTTATTCCAGCAATTTTTCCAATCCTTTGTATTTTCAGTCTGCAACTTCTTCAGGAAGCCATCACGGAACAAAAACATCAGAAAGCGAACAGTTGTTGAGGATGAAGAGGAGGATTCAAAAATGGAAACCTCATTCTTACACACTGAGAAGAAAACCTTAAAGCACGAGAGTAAGCTGTACTTCTGTACTGGATCCTCTAAGCACAATACATCAACGTCTGCTGAAGCGAAAAAGGAATCTGAGACACCAATTTTTCAGTTTGAGTCTTCAAAGGAAATTCAAGTTGAACATGATAGCAGAGCAACAGCGACGCTAGAAACTGAGACTGAGTTCTCAAGAGATGCTCGTGCATTGCGTGAGAAAGCTCTTAAGCAAGCAGATGAGGCTTTGAAGGGGAAAGGAAAGAGCTCTGGGGATGAAAAGCTTTATAAAGGGATCCATGGGTATACTGATTATAAGGCTGGGTTCCGAAGAGAGCAAACAGTTGCCAGCGAGAAAGCTGGTGGGGCACATGGGCCTTTGAGGGCTTCTGCTCACATAAGAGTTTCAGCACGATTTGATTATCAGCCGGACATATGTAAGGATTACAAAGAGACTGGTTACTGTGGGTATGGAGATTCATGTAAGTTTATGCATGATCGAGGGGATTACAAGTCTGGATGGCAGTTGGAAAAGGATTGGGAGGAAGCAGAGAAAGCAAGGAAGAGAAATCTAGCTTTGGGAGTAGATGACGTGGATGATGGGGGTGCAGATCCTGGtgaggaagatgatgaagatTCTTTGCCATTTGCATGTTTCATTTGTAGGCAGCCTTTTGTTGATCCTGTTGTTACCAAGTGCAAGCACTATTTCTGTGAGCATTGTGCATTAAAGGTACCTCATCTATACCAATCTATGGTTCTGGAGCATAATCGGTTTACTGTTTGTGGATTTAAGATGGCTTTATTccttaaagaagaaaaaacattgAATCATTAACAAAAAGCAAGGCAACCTTCCAAATTTAAGAAGAATCGTACCATACAAAATTGTGGTTTATGAAACATGACACAATATAGGCTTGTGAAAAAGTTCTATTA carries:
- the LOC108983656 gene encoding zinc finger CCCH domain-containing protein 1-like isoform X1 gives rise to the protein MPRGLRIFAFSFIHMADPGENQQPEQVCNFFRKPSRNKNIRKRTVVEDEEEDSKMETSFLHTEKKTLKHESKLYFCTGSSKHNTSTSAEAKKESETPIFQFESSKEIQVEHDSRATATLETETEFSRDARALREKALKQADEALKGKGKSSGDEKLYKGIHGYTDYKAGFRREQTVASEKAGGAHGPLRASAHIRVSARFDYQPDICKDYKETGYCGYGDSCKFMHDRGDYKSGWQLEKDWEEAEKARKRNLALGVDDVDDGGADPGEEDDEDSLPFACFICRQPFVDPVVTKCKHYFCEHCALKHHAKNKKCFVCNKPTLGIFNTALEIRKRMAAENK
- the LOC108983656 gene encoding zinc finger CCCH domain-containing protein 1-like isoform X2, giving the protein MADPGENQQPEQVCNFFRKPSRNKNIRKRTVVEDEEEDSKMETSFLHTEKKTLKHESKLYFCTGSSKHNTSTSAEAKKESETPIFQFESSKEIQVEHDSRATATLETETEFSRDARALREKALKQADEALKGKGKSSGDEKLYKGIHGYTDYKAGFRREQTVASEKAGGAHGPLRASAHIRVSARFDYQPDICKDYKETGYCGYGDSCKFMHDRGDYKSGWQLEKDWEEAEKARKRNLALGVDDVDDGGADPGEEDDEDSLPFACFICRQPFVDPVVTKCKHYFCEHCALKHHAKNKKCFVCNKPTLGIFNTALEIRKRMAAENK